One segment of Amycolatopsis alba DSM 44262 DNA contains the following:
- a CDS encoding phytanoyl-CoA dioxygenase family protein produces the protein MLTESQIAEYRSEGFLLLEDVFDDGDIAALRREVSDLYATEHPGRIFEEDGTTVRGIHGCHTTGPLFSRLVRLPELLAAAEELLESKVHVFQCKVNAKRALRGEVWQWHQDYSVWGQKDGMPEPRAVNVALLLDDATEHNGPLLVVPGSHRDGEISSWRPESEATSQWEADLSAKLKFALDSEQMAKVTAGSEIRSVVGRAGSLLFFHPCIAHGSGANMSPSDRTMAFVSYNSVDNELREVPSPRPEFVASRDYRPLEPVDGGLIA, from the coding sequence ATGCTCACGGAAAGTCAGATAGCGGAATACCGGTCCGAAGGGTTCCTGCTCCTCGAAGACGTTTTCGACGACGGCGACATCGCCGCCTTGCGCCGCGAGGTGTCCGATCTCTACGCGACCGAGCATCCGGGGCGCATCTTCGAAGAGGACGGGACCACGGTGCGCGGCATCCACGGCTGCCACACCACGGGCCCGCTGTTCTCCCGGCTGGTGCGGTTGCCCGAGCTGCTGGCGGCGGCGGAGGAGCTGCTGGAGAGCAAGGTCCACGTGTTCCAGTGCAAGGTCAACGCCAAGCGGGCGCTGCGCGGGGAGGTCTGGCAGTGGCACCAGGACTACAGCGTCTGGGGGCAGAAGGACGGGATGCCGGAGCCGCGGGCGGTCAACGTCGCGCTGTTGCTGGACGACGCGACCGAGCACAATGGACCGTTGCTGGTCGTGCCCGGTTCGCATCGCGACGGTGAGATCTCCAGCTGGCGCCCTGAATCCGAAGCCACTTCGCAGTGGGAGGCCGATCTGTCGGCGAAGCTGAAGTTCGCGCTGGATTCCGAGCAGATGGCCAAGGTGACCGCCGGTTCGGAGATCCGGTCCGTCGTCGGCCGCGCCGGGAGCCTGCTGTTCTTCCACCCCTGCATCGCGCACGGCTCCGGCGCGAACATGTCGCCCAGCGACCGGACCATGGCTTTCGTCAGCTACAACAGTGTCGACAACGAACTGCGCGAAGTGCCCAGCCCGCGGCCGGAATTCGTGGCGTCTCGTGACTACCGGCCCCTGGAGCCGGTCGACGGAGGCCTGATCGCATGA
- a CDS encoding MFS transporter gives MTARAVTGRDFRLFWFGETTSLLGSGIAVVALPLVAVVALHADTFVVGLLTSVAWLPWLILGLPAGAWVDRLPRRPVMLVCDAVSFVAYVSVPVAAWAGALTIPHLLLAAFAGGCAKVFFTTAYRAYLPTLLTDKELLAGNARLQGSESTAEVIGPGLAGMLVQAFGAVAGLVADALSFVVSWICLRAIRTVEPPPAALRRRRLRTEVGDGLRFLFRDPILRTLAVFSAVSNLALTGLSSIEVVFLVRTVGAGEAIVGVVLTLCGLGGVLGVLVSHRIAHRFGTARAALLCQLGAAPFTLLFPLTGPGAGLAYFVIGGVGLGTGVVAASIITDTFRQRYCPPELIGRISASAAVISFGAIAVGGLLGGALGEVFGVRETLWMMSGLQVLSTAILLFGGMRKMRDFPESPRVAAAAVS, from the coding sequence ATGACCGCGCGCGCGGTGACCGGACGGGATTTCCGGTTGTTCTGGTTCGGGGAGACCACGAGCCTGCTCGGCAGCGGGATCGCCGTGGTGGCACTGCCGCTGGTCGCCGTCGTGGCACTGCACGCGGACACCTTCGTCGTCGGACTGCTGACGTCGGTCGCCTGGCTGCCCTGGCTGATCCTCGGCCTGCCCGCGGGCGCCTGGGTGGATCGCCTGCCGCGCCGCCCGGTGATGCTGGTCTGTGACGCCGTCTCTTTCGTGGCTTACGTCAGCGTTCCGGTCGCCGCCTGGGCGGGCGCGCTCACCATTCCCCATCTGCTTCTGGCCGCTTTCGCCGGTGGTTGCGCCAAGGTCTTCTTCACCACCGCGTATCGGGCGTATCTGCCGACCTTGCTCACCGACAAAGAATTGCTGGCGGGAAACGCGCGCCTGCAGGGCAGTGAATCGACGGCGGAGGTCATCGGTCCGGGGCTGGCCGGAATGCTGGTGCAGGCTTTCGGCGCCGTCGCGGGATTGGTGGCCGACGCGCTCAGCTTCGTCGTCTCCTGGATCTGCCTGCGCGCGATCCGGACCGTCGAGCCACCGCCCGCGGCCCTCCGGCGGCGCCGGTTGCGCACCGAGGTCGGCGACGGGCTCAGGTTCCTGTTCCGGGACCCGATCCTGCGCACGCTGGCGGTGTTCAGCGCCGTGTCCAACCTCGCGCTGACCGGGCTGAGCTCGATCGAAGTGGTGTTCCTGGTGCGGACGGTCGGCGCAGGGGAGGCGATCGTCGGCGTGGTGCTGACGTTGTGCGGTCTGGGCGGTGTCCTCGGAGTCCTGGTGTCCCACCGGATCGCGCACCGGTTCGGCACCGCGAGGGCCGCGCTGCTCTGCCAGTTGGGCGCCGCACCTTTCACGCTGTTGTTCCCCTTGACCGGACCGGGTGCCGGCCTCGCGTACTTCGTCATCGGCGGTGTCGGCCTCGGCACGGGTGTGGTCGCGGCGAGCATCATCACCGACACCTTCAGGCAGCGGTACTGCCCGCCGGAACTGATCGGGCGGATCAGCGCGAGCGCCGCCGTGATCAGCTTCGGCGCCATCGCCGTCGGCGGTTTGCTCGGCGGGGCTCTCGGTGAAGTGTTCGGTGTCCGGGAAACATTGTGGATGATGAGCGGCCTCCAGGTGCTGTCGACGGCGATTCTGTTGTTCGGCGGCATGCGGAAAATGCGTGATTTTCCCGAATCGCCGCGGGTCGCCGCCGCGGCCGTGTCCTAA
- a CDS encoding fumarylacetoacetate hydrolase family protein codes for MKLAKGSGQDIVAGIDDRWFPLREISGYEGFTRIGDVVGDKGFGDLAARIRAQPGDGVDVDLSGAATIADRDADIWGAGLNYRRHSEDLATEQPARGPGSYLRPSSCLIGNGGTIRLPSQSRRVTAEAELGLVVGTRCKNVSRDDWRSVIAGVTAVLDLTAEDAIRENPRYIPWAKGFDTFCSIGPALVTLDEFPGGSLDEVRISTVRNGEVIAKATPRDMKYDLGYLVEYFTAGRTFEPGTVICTGTPGAVPIDGGDVVRAVVERVGTLTHPVGP; via the coding sequence ATGAAGCTGGCCAAGGGCAGCGGACAGGACATCGTCGCGGGAATCGACGACAGGTGGTTCCCGCTGCGGGAGATCAGCGGCTACGAAGGTTTCACCCGCATCGGGGACGTGGTCGGGGACAAGGGATTCGGCGACCTGGCGGCCAGGATCAGGGCCCAGCCGGGCGACGGGGTCGACGTCGACCTGTCCGGTGCCGCCACCATCGCCGACCGCGACGCCGACATCTGGGGCGCCGGTCTCAACTACCGGCGGCACTCGGAGGATCTGGCCACCGAGCAGCCCGCCCGCGGTCCGGGGTCGTACCTGCGGCCGTCCTCCTGCCTGATCGGCAACGGCGGGACCATCCGGCTGCCGTCGCAGTCGCGGCGGGTCACCGCGGAGGCGGAGCTGGGCCTGGTCGTGGGCACCCGCTGCAAGAACGTGTCCCGCGACGACTGGCGGTCCGTCATCGCCGGGGTCACGGCCGTCCTCGACCTGACGGCGGAGGACGCGATCCGCGAGAACCCGCGCTACATCCCCTGGGCGAAGGGGTTCGACACGTTCTGCAGTATCGGCCCGGCCTTGGTGACCTTGGACGAGTTCCCCGGCGGCAGCCTGGACGAGGTCCGGATCTCCACCGTCCGCAACGGCGAGGTGATCGCGAAGGCGACGCCGCGGGACATGAAGTACGACCTGGGCTACCTCGTGGAGTACTTCACCGCGGGCCGGACCTTCGAACCCGGCACGGTGATCTGCACCGGCACCCCTGGCGCCGTCCCGATCGACGGCGGGGACGTCGTGCGGGCCGTGGTCGAGCGCGTGGGCACCCTCACCCACCCCGTCGGGCCATGA
- a CDS encoding AMP-binding protein produces MSAPLIRSLIEAIARNPEAVAVVDDGVSHTYRELAELSAEIAGGLAERGVGPGDVVDVHGTRSWNRCAVVLGVWRVGAGVLSIDPAMPPAWTGKLVSGAGCAMILRDGDCAPVGAGIPEHTFASIRGAKRDEVATGPVCYVIPTSGSTGEPKAVAVPPVVLADLGHWHLRRWSHDRPPNTLHMSSIGFDMVYEDMVATWLAGATLIVVNDHDRLDPFTLLDIIREHDAARLFQPVVGLHGLATAACVAGEKTPSLREISVAGEQLVINDEVRKFCADGALTLVNQYGPSETHVVTQYRLTGDVTNWPDRPPIGTAVVDAELLCHVDGQLRPFAPGETRELIIAGNCVGIGYFGDDELTAEKFRKVGHRDGGTRRCYFSGDLVRFDGSRFHFLSRLDDQLKVNGYRVEPGEVEAVLAGVAGVRRAAVVGVKAGASTQLVAFYTSVTGSVVDQDELARACASGLPRFMVPKQFTELDALPSTRNGKIDRAKLRAMF; encoded by the coding sequence ATGAGTGCCCCGCTGATCCGATCGCTGATCGAGGCCATCGCCCGGAATCCGGAAGCCGTCGCGGTCGTCGACGACGGCGTGTCCCACACCTACCGCGAACTCGCCGAGCTGTCGGCCGAGATCGCGGGCGGGCTCGCCGAACGCGGTGTCGGCCCCGGTGACGTCGTCGACGTGCACGGGACCCGTTCGTGGAACCGGTGCGCGGTGGTACTGGGCGTATGGCGCGTCGGAGCGGGCGTGCTGTCCATCGATCCGGCCATGCCGCCCGCCTGGACCGGGAAACTGGTGAGCGGCGCGGGCTGCGCGATGATCCTGCGGGACGGGGACTGCGCGCCGGTCGGGGCGGGTATCCCCGAGCACACGTTCGCCTCGATCCGGGGAGCGAAACGGGACGAGGTCGCGACCGGTCCGGTCTGCTACGTCATTCCTACCTCGGGGTCGACAGGCGAGCCCAAGGCGGTCGCGGTGCCGCCGGTCGTCCTGGCGGACCTGGGGCACTGGCACCTGCGGCGGTGGAGCCACGACCGGCCGCCGAACACCCTGCACATGTCGTCCATCGGTTTCGACATGGTGTACGAGGACATGGTGGCGACCTGGCTCGCCGGCGCGACCCTGATCGTGGTGAACGATCACGACAGGCTGGACCCGTTCACCCTGCTCGACATCATCCGCGAGCACGACGCCGCCCGGCTCTTCCAGCCGGTGGTGGGGCTGCACGGACTGGCGACGGCCGCGTGCGTCGCCGGGGAGAAGACACCGAGCCTGCGGGAGATCTCGGTGGCGGGCGAACAGCTCGTGATCAACGACGAGGTGCGGAAGTTCTGCGCCGACGGTGCGCTCACGCTGGTGAACCAGTACGGGCCCAGCGAAACGCACGTGGTCACCCAGTACCGGCTGACCGGTGACGTCACGAACTGGCCCGACCGGCCGCCCATCGGCACCGCGGTCGTCGACGCGGAGCTGCTGTGCCATGTGGACGGTCAGCTGCGCCCGTTCGCTCCCGGCGAGACCCGCGAACTCATCATCGCGGGGAACTGTGTCGGGATCGGGTATTTCGGCGACGACGAGCTCACCGCGGAGAAGTTCCGGAAGGTCGGCCACCGCGACGGCGGGACGCGCCGCTGCTACTTCAGCGGCGACCTGGTCCGCTTCGACGGCTCCCGGTTCCATTTCCTGTCCAGGCTCGACGACCAGCTCAAGGTGAACGGCTACCGGGTCGAGCCGGGTGAGGTGGAAGCGGTGCTCGCCGGGGTCGCCGGGGTCCGCCGGGCGGCGGTCGTCGGGGTCAAGGCCGGCGCCTCCACCCAGCTGGTGGCGTTCTACACCAGCGTGACCGGCTCTGTCGTCGATCAGGACGAGCTGGCCCGCGCGTGTGCCTCCGGGCTGCCCCGGTTCATGGTGCCGAAGCAGTTCACCGAACTCGACGCCCTGCCTTCGACGCGGAACGGGAAGATCGACCGGGCGAAGCTGCGGGCGATGTTCTGA
- a CDS encoding non-ribosomal peptide synthetase, giving the protein MSLVDAFERALRENPDGDAVQTADRTVRYREFDKLTQVFADELRAEIPPGGFVGIEAGRGLGAITAMVGALRARRPFVFLDSRDSVSSNSEKVRLLGVRRLARSREDGDVDLADVPEAWRAKESLGTPSVEGELCYAIQTSGSTGEPKCVLVRPEPLAVVVREHAERLSVGPGSRTLQFARLTFDGCMTEILWTLTAGACLVVLDEARLAPGAELRDTVERFGITHLKTTPFALTATEPSAAMRLRHVINGGGACRPAVVAKWSAVAALHNAYGATETTVCNLLSGPLDPEGCRDGVPLGDLIGDCGYHLRDIDDSPASAGGPVHRGEIVITGSAVAAGYLTEHGVRPFGDGTEYRTGDVAELRDGGLYFVERLDHQVKVRGYRLDLGELENVVCQAESVAEAVLTVESHDGSEVAGDDALVCYYLGDADPRELRRHLEGVLDPYKIPSVLERVDALPYTVNGKVDRDALRGNRILGEDGAPGPDRQVITLVRRLTGVGDASLEDNFFALGGDSASTLILVAKLRELGWLDAGVRDVLRAGDLRVLTDQLRERSV; this is encoded by the coding sequence ATGTCCCTTGTAGACGCCTTCGAACGCGCCCTGCGGGAGAACCCGGACGGTGACGCCGTGCAGACGGCGGACCGGACGGTCCGCTATCGCGAGTTCGACAAGCTCACCCAGGTGTTCGCGGACGAGCTGCGCGCGGAGATCCCGCCCGGCGGGTTCGTCGGAATCGAGGCGGGCAGGGGCCTCGGCGCGATCACGGCGATGGTCGGGGCCCTCCGGGCACGACGCCCGTTCGTCTTCCTCGACAGCCGGGACAGCGTGTCTTCGAACTCCGAGAAGGTCCGGCTGCTCGGCGTCCGGCGGCTGGCGCGGTCTCGGGAGGACGGCGATGTCGACCTCGCCGACGTCCCGGAAGCCTGGCGTGCCAAGGAATCCCTCGGAACCCCCAGCGTCGAGGGGGAGCTCTGCTACGCCATCCAGACGTCCGGCTCGACCGGCGAACCCAAATGCGTCCTGGTGCGCCCGGAACCGCTCGCCGTCGTCGTCCGGGAGCATGCGGAACGGCTGTCCGTGGGGCCGGGCTCGCGGACGTTGCAATTCGCCCGGCTGACCTTCGACGGGTGCATGACCGAGATCCTCTGGACCCTGACCGCGGGCGCCTGCCTGGTGGTGCTCGACGAAGCACGCCTGGCACCCGGCGCCGAGTTGCGGGACACGGTGGAGCGCTTCGGGATCACCCACCTCAAGACCACTCCGTTCGCGTTGACCGCGACGGAGCCCAGTGCCGCGATGCGGCTGCGCCACGTGATCAACGGCGGCGGGGCGTGCCGTCCCGCGGTGGTCGCCAAATGGTCCGCGGTGGCGGCGTTGCACAACGCCTACGGCGCGACGGAAACCACGGTGTGCAATCTGCTGAGCGGTCCGCTCGACCCGGAGGGCTGCCGCGACGGCGTTCCCCTCGGCGACCTGATCGGTGACTGCGGCTACCACCTGCGCGACATCGACGATTCGCCCGCGTCGGCCGGGGGCCCTGTGCACCGGGGCGAGATCGTGATCACCGGCTCCGCGGTCGCCGCCGGCTATCTGACCGAACACGGTGTGCGGCCTTTCGGCGACGGCACGGAGTATCGGACCGGTGACGTCGCCGAGCTCCGCGACGGCGGCCTGTACTTCGTCGAACGGCTGGACCACCAGGTGAAGGTCCGCGGCTACCGGCTGGACCTCGGCGAGCTCGAGAACGTCGTGTGCCAGGCGGAATCGGTCGCCGAGGCGGTTCTGACCGTCGAATCGCACGACGGTTCGGAGGTCGCCGGTGACGACGCCCTGGTCTGCTACTACCTGGGTGACGCCGACCCGAGGGAACTCCGGAGGCATCTGGAAGGGGTCCTCGACCCGTACAAGATTCCTTCCGTGCTCGAACGCGTCGACGCGCTGCCGTACACCGTCAACGGCAAGGTCGACCGCGATGCCCTGCGGGGGAACCGGATCCTCGGCGAAGACGGGGCGCCGGGCCCGGATCGGCAGGTGATCACCCTCGTCCGCCGCCTCACCGGCGTCGGGGACGCCTCGCTGGAGGACAACTTCTTCGCGCTGGGCGGCGATTCGGCGTCGACGCTGATCCTGGTCGCGAAGCTGCGCGAGCTGGGCTGGCTGGACGCGGGGGTGCGTGACGTCCTGCGCGCCGGAGATCTGCGCGTGCTCACGGATCAGCTGCGAGAGCGGAGCGTGTAG
- a CDS encoding 2OG-Fe dioxygenase family protein, with amino-acid sequence MQTATETPALVEHGFARYDLAEEFGIAESDGVFQRLLTEFVDLPPDPYATEAGRNRRYARGLYLPWSREFSWIPDTHFGDQGWMNGYYQADHNPEYVGVVRKLPAMSETARNNPIIREILDFDFAQTRWSEDDAAFPLHVGVHLIKLAVDDDGGEAISSPNELHQDGEPFVFAHLVYRQNVVGGRNVIAPPKYRGLLPADVPDGEALAEFELVKPLESYGVTDAKVSHYVSPIKRGPGPETGERAVILTDFTPMRQHI; translated from the coding sequence ATGCAGACGGCAACCGAAACGCCCGCTCTCGTCGAGCACGGATTCGCCCGCTACGACCTCGCCGAGGAATTCGGGATCGCCGAATCCGACGGTGTCTTCCAGCGCCTTCTCACCGAGTTCGTCGACCTCCCGCCGGATCCTTACGCGACCGAAGCGGGACGCAACCGCCGCTATGCCCGCGGCCTTTATCTGCCGTGGTCACGGGAGTTCAGCTGGATTCCGGACACCCATTTCGGCGACCAGGGCTGGATGAACGGGTACTACCAGGCCGACCACAATCCCGAGTACGTCGGCGTGGTCCGCAAACTGCCCGCCATGAGCGAAACGGCAAGGAACAACCCGATCATCCGCGAGATCCTCGATTTCGACTTCGCGCAGACGCGGTGGTCGGAGGACGACGCGGCGTTCCCGCTGCACGTCGGCGTGCACCTGATCAAGCTGGCCGTGGACGACGACGGCGGCGAAGCCATCTCCTCGCCCAACGAACTGCACCAGGACGGCGAACCGTTCGTCTTCGCGCATCTCGTCTACCGCCAGAACGTCGTGGGCGGCCGGAACGTGATCGCGCCGCCGAAGTACCGGGGCCTGCTGCCCGCGGACGTGCCCGACGGCGAGGCGCTGGCCGAATTCGAACTGGTCAAGCCGCTGGAGTCCTACGGGGTGACCGACGCGAAGGTCAGCCACTACGTGTCCCCGATCAAACGCGGGCCCGGCCCGGAGACCGGTGAGCGCGCGGTGATCCTGACCGACTTCACGCCGATGCGGCAGCACATCTGA
- a CDS encoding SDR family oxidoreductase — protein sequence MRRALVLCGTKGIGLGVARCLAASGDAVTVTGRDAIRAAEVAEDLPGTGHHSFACDFGDPRRVGDLVAENGPYDVVLLNTPGFGPGTVEQLSGEQLDEAVRSMLLSVRSAVEACLPSMKSNRWGRLIGITSTSLSVPIGGLAGSTIARAAVQAYLKLLAESVGRYGITVNHVLPGKIDTDRLRVVEAATAERLGRSAGSVRGEVLETIPLGRYGTPQDIGELVTFLASDRAAYITGTGIRCDGGYLKPA from the coding sequence ATGAGGCGAGCGCTCGTGCTGTGCGGCACCAAGGGGATCGGGCTCGGGGTGGCCCGGTGCCTGGCGGCTTCCGGCGACGCGGTCACGGTCACCGGCCGGGACGCGATCCGGGCCGCCGAGGTGGCCGAGGACCTGCCGGGGACCGGTCACCACTCGTTCGCCTGCGACTTCGGCGACCCCCGGCGGGTCGGCGACCTGGTCGCCGAGAACGGCCCGTACGACGTCGTCCTGCTGAACACGCCCGGATTCGGCCCCGGAACGGTCGAGCAGCTGTCCGGTGAGCAGCTGGACGAGGCCGTGCGGTCGATGCTCCTTTCGGTCCGCAGCGCCGTCGAGGCGTGTCTGCCGTCGATGAAGAGCAACCGCTGGGGACGGCTCATCGGGATCACCTCCACCTCGCTGTCGGTGCCGATCGGCGGCCTCGCCGGATCGACCATCGCCCGTGCCGCCGTGCAGGCCTATCTCAAGCTGCTGGCCGAAAGCGTCGGCCGGTACGGCATCACGGTCAACCACGTACTGCCCGGCAAGATCGACACGGACCGGCTCCGCGTGGTCGAAGCGGCCACCGCCGAGCGGCTCGGGCGGTCAGCCGGATCGGTGCGGGGCGAGGTCCTCGAAACGATTCCCTTGGGCCGCTACGGCACTCCCCAGGACATCGGGGAGCTGGTGACCTTCCTGGCGAGCGACCGCGCCGCCTACATCACGGGTACCGGGATCCGCTGCGACGGCGGCTACCTCAAGCCCGCGTGA
- a CDS encoding aspartyl/asparaginyl beta-hydroxylase domain-containing protein yields the protein MSNLPAAVMLRDDLDLDRLGADLAELGGSEHWALQRSFEDGIVGEESDVDWKVLSLRAPRGDLRRTDPGGPGLDWFHDTPLMAKAPYLAEILAGLGTELRSVRLMALAPGVSVEEHSDNPIGLPYGYLRLHIPLVTNPGAVLVVDGAEHRWQPGTLWYADFDRPHSVRNTGDRVRIHLVADCATNDNLLALFPDSFRAGLPSSDIAFYRPVLPLTRSELAEFSCRFAVPFTFMEWGLAVEDDPETDLAAEVTGEDGALVLRVDGRAPVELLHLGAGEFRLLGWSEERLLRFDLFGETPQVELSTRRGRRRQVVVRQARPLTTV from the coding sequence TTGAGTAACCTTCCAGCCGCGGTGATGCTGCGGGACGACCTGGATCTCGATCGCCTCGGCGCGGATCTCGCGGAGCTCGGCGGGTCCGAGCACTGGGCGCTGCAGCGGTCCTTTGAGGACGGTATCGTCGGTGAGGAATCCGATGTGGACTGGAAGGTCCTGTCCCTGCGCGCACCGCGCGGCGATCTCCGGCGGACCGACCCCGGCGGTCCGGGGCTCGACTGGTTCCACGACACCCCGCTGATGGCCAAGGCTCCTTACCTCGCGGAGATCCTGGCCGGACTGGGCACCGAACTGCGCAGCGTCCGGCTGATGGCGCTGGCGCCGGGAGTGTCCGTGGAGGAACATTCGGACAACCCGATCGGGCTTCCCTACGGATACCTGCGGCTGCACATCCCGCTGGTCACCAACCCCGGTGCCGTGCTGGTGGTGGACGGGGCAGAACACCGCTGGCAGCCGGGAACCCTCTGGTACGCCGACTTCGACCGCCCGCATTCGGTGCGCAACACCGGGGACCGGGTCCGGATCCACCTGGTCGCCGACTGCGCGACCAACGACAACCTGCTCGCCCTGTTCCCGGACAGCTTCCGGGCGGGGCTGCCGTCCAGCGACATCGCCTTCTACCGGCCGGTCCTGCCGCTCACCCGGTCCGAGCTCGCCGAGTTCTCCTGCCGCTTCGCGGTCCCGTTCACCTTCATGGAATGGGGGCTCGCCGTCGAAGACGACCCGGAGACCGACCTGGCCGCCGAAGTGACCGGCGAGGACGGCGCGCTCGTCCTGCGTGTCGACGGACGCGCGCCGGTGGAGCTGCTGCACCTGGGCGCCGGCGAGTTCCGCCTGCTCGGCTGGAGCGAGGAACGCCTGCTGCGCTTCGACCTCTTCGGCGAAACGCCGCAGGTCGAGCTTTCCACCCGGCGAGGACGACGGCGTCAGGTGGTCGTCCGGCAGGCACGCCCGCTCACCACGGTCTGA
- the asnB gene encoding asparagine synthase (glutamine-hydrolyzing): MCGLCGTFAPDGEVDRTIAATMHSRLTHRGPDETYSLNTPVLSAKLGRLGMTALKDGWQPAEDASGRFAAITNGEIYNAAELRTRLGMERTANRVDVAVIPELFARYGPAGLALIDGQFATAIHDRAENALHLGRDRFGICPLYYTGQGGRTHFCSELGPLVRSVPGSGRLDLGAVDQYLQLGNIVPPRTLVRDVRAVPPGTVVRFGDGGHRTVRYWRYGEFETGGAPVTAEEIRHGVRQAVRDRLRADVEIGAYLSGGFDSSTLVVEAAAALGKPLRTYSAVFGDALLDEHRFQREIAEAVGSEHVEVSCLAKDIATEFERMVRHCCSPQRETYNVAALMLSREVRFSGIKGVLSGEGADELFFGYDSYAFDGQRRKPHQRREENESAWGRADFAWEVDWRKVDGRRAVLTPESREALGGQEFWRDRLIPFSDDEVSALTPMQLRSVADVSVQLGGHLLGDHGDAMLMANSVEGRYPFLGNPVVELALRIGDEEKVVDFEGKACLKSAYAGIVPESVLRRAKQGFTAHALSALDQDDLMDGWRDLVAAGGVFRADALDRIEAGGKGDARLSVISISAVIDELGLRT, encoded by the coding sequence ATGTGCGGCCTTTGCGGGACTTTCGCGCCGGACGGCGAGGTCGATCGGACCATCGCGGCGACCATGCATTCCCGGCTCACCCATCGCGGACCCGACGAGACCTATTCGCTGAACACCCCGGTGCTCTCGGCGAAACTCGGCCGCCTCGGCATGACCGCGCTCAAGGACGGCTGGCAGCCCGCCGAGGACGCGAGCGGCCGGTTCGCCGCCATCACGAACGGCGAGATCTACAACGCCGCCGAGTTGCGCACCCGGCTCGGCATGGAGCGGACCGCCAATCGCGTCGACGTGGCCGTCATCCCTGAACTGTTCGCGCGCTACGGGCCCGCCGGGCTCGCCCTGATCGACGGGCAGTTCGCCACCGCGATCCACGACCGGGCCGAGAACGCCCTCCACCTCGGCCGGGACCGGTTCGGCATCTGCCCGCTCTACTACACCGGGCAGGGCGGGCGGACGCATTTCTGCTCGGAGCTGGGACCGCTCGTGCGGTCGGTGCCGGGCAGCGGGCGACTGGACCTCGGCGCGGTCGATCAGTATCTCCAGCTCGGCAACATCGTCCCGCCGCGCACGCTGGTGCGGGACGTCCGCGCCGTTCCGCCGGGGACCGTGGTGCGGTTCGGCGACGGCGGGCACCGGACGGTCCGGTATTGGCGGTACGGCGAGTTCGAGACGGGCGGGGCCCCGGTGACCGCGGAGGAGATCCGCCACGGGGTCCGGCAGGCGGTGCGTGATCGTCTCCGTGCCGACGTCGAGATCGGGGCGTACCTCAGCGGAGGCTTCGACTCCTCGACCTTGGTCGTGGAAGCCGCCGCGGCCCTGGGGAAACCGCTTCGCACGTACTCGGCGGTGTTCGGCGACGCGCTGCTGGACGAGCATCGGTTCCAGCGCGAGATCGCCGAGGCCGTCGGCAGCGAGCACGTCGAGGTTTCCTGCCTCGCCAAGGACATCGCCACCGAATTCGAACGGATGGTGCGGCACTGCTGTTCCCCGCAGCGGGAGACCTACAACGTCGCGGCCCTGATGCTTTCGCGGGAAGTCCGGTTCAGCGGGATCAAAGGCGTGCTTTCGGGAGAGGGAGCCGACGAGCTGTTCTTCGGCTACGACTCGTACGCGTTCGACGGGCAGCGCAGGAAGCCGCACCAGCGCCGCGAGGAGAACGAGAGTGCCTGGGGGCGCGCCGATTTCGCCTGGGAAGTCGACTGGCGAAAGGTGGACGGGCGCCGGGCCGTCCTGACCCCGGAAAGCCGGGAAGCGCTCGGTGGCCAGGAATTCTGGAGAGACAGGCTGATTCCCTTCTCCGACGACGAGGTCTCGGCCCTCACCCCGATGCAGCTGCGGTCGGTGGCCGACGTCTCCGTGCAACTGGGCGGGCATCTGCTCGGCGACCACGGCGACGCGATGCTGATGGCCAACTCCGTCGAGGGCCGGTATCCGTTCCTCGGCAATCCCGTCGTCGAGCTGGCACTGCGGATCGGCGACGAGGAGAAGGTCGTCGACTTCGAGGGCAAGGCCTGCCTCAAGTCGGCGTATGCGGGCATCGTCCCGGAATCGGTTCTGCGGCGCGCGAAGCAGGGTTTCACCGCCCACGCCTTGAGCGCCCTCGACCAGGACGACCTGATGGACGGCTGGCGGGATCTGGTCGCCGCCGGTGGTGTCTTCCGCGCGGACGCGCTCGACCGGATCGAGGCCGGGGGCAAAGGGGACGCGCGGCTGAGCGTGATCAGCATCAGCGCGGTGATCGACGAACTGGGGCTCCGGACATGA